A region of Enoplosus armatus isolate fEnoArm2 chromosome 14, fEnoArm2.hap1, whole genome shotgun sequence DNA encodes the following proteins:
- the LOC139296373 gene encoding meprin A subunit beta-like yields MAARKPTVVLHVIFLLCGSTFCLPTTKVLDYDVDGGRDLDIFDINEEAGLNLVEGDIVLDERQTRNSIIGDEYRWPKTIPYYMEDDLEINAKGVILKAFEQYRLKTCINFEPWSGEANYISIFKGGGCFSSVGNRRVGKQRLSIGRNCDRIATIEHEFLHALGFWHEQSRADRDDYVNIMWDRISEGREHNFNTYNDTTSSSLGVPYDYGSMMHYSKNAFRNGTEPTIVTKIPAFSDVIGQRMEFSDSDLLKLHRLYNCTQGSTFLDSCDFERENICGMVQGQGDNADWVRVAKAAGGPNTDYSNMGKCTGSGYFMHFSTGTGNTGDTALLESRLLYPKRGYQCLQFFFYNSGGQSDTLKIHVREYDKAKNGKLRLIKTIDGSPQELWQLHHVRIDVKTKFRVVFQGTKGGSGPLTGGLSLDDINLSETTCPEFIWRVKNFSHVMENTPTNTSIFSPPFTSEEGYTFQMELYPSGKAGYPGELSAYAHLVARGGDTGQKWPCPWKQITMMLMDQHPHIQKRMSNQRSVTTDPNMMATGSDNFFWDDPRKVGVEVTDTDGSKYFRGPGAGTAVYLTHLRAKSRDFIKGGDAVFLLTMEDVSHLTVTQPPPSTTPSPQPVTTAPSSVCLNVQCLNDGVCVVDEGRAACRCVVGDDWWYYGDSCQYKGSDMDKTTLALASSLSVLGVMLVITAVSVICVKKKYKKRGNDSSVVMANMNET; encoded by the exons ATGGCAGCAAGAAAACCTACAGTTGTACTTCACGTTATATTCCTCTTATGTGGTTCTACCTTTTGCTTG CCCACAACAAAAGTATTAG ACTATGATGTGGACGGTGGACGGGACCTTGACATTTTTGACATCAACGAAG AGGCAGGGTTGAATCTTGTGGAGGGAGACATTGTGCTTGATGAG AGGCAAACTAGGAACTCCATAATAGGGGATGAGTACAGGTGGCCGAAAACGATCCCATACTACATGGAGGATGATTTAG AGATCAATGCAAAAGGTGTGATTCTGAAGGCCTTTGAACAGTACCGGCTCAAGACCTGCATCAACTTCGAGCCTTGGAGCGGAGAAGCAAACTACATTTCCATCTTTAAAGGGGGCGG ctgtttctcctctgtgggAAACCGACGAGTTGGGAAGCAGAGATTGTCGATAGGGAGAAACTGTGACCGCATCGCCACCATTGAACATGAGTTCCTTCATGCTCTGGGTTTCTGGCATGAGCAGTCCAGGGCAGACCGCGATGATTATGTCAATATCATGTGGGACCGCATCTCAGAGG GTAGAGAACACAACTTCAACACCTACAATGACACCACCTCCAGCTCTTTGGGCGTGCCCTACGACTACGGCTCCATGATGCACTACAGCAAAAATGCCTTCCGCAACGGCACTGAGCCCACCATCGTCACCAAGATCCCTGCTTTCAGCGATGTCATCGGCCAGCGTATGGAGTTCAGTGACAGTGACCTGCTCAAGCTGCACCGCCTCTATAACTGCA CCCAGGGCTCCACGTTCCTGGACTCATGTGACTTTGAACGTGAGAACATCTGTGGTATGGTCCAGGGACAAGGGGATAATGCAGATTGGGTTAGGGTTGCCAAAGCTGCTGGAGGGCCCAACACTGACTACTCCAACATGGGCAAATGCACTG GCTCGGGGTATTTCATGCACTTCAGCACTGGCACAGGCAACACTGGGGATACGGCTCTGCTGGAGAGCAGGCTTCTTTACCCCAAAAGAGGATATCAGTGTCTGCAGTTCTTCTTCTACAACAGCGGGGGCCAAAGCGACACACTGAAGATCCACGTCCGAGAGTATGATAAAGCTAAAAACGGAAAACTGCGCCTTATAAAGACCATAGATG GATCCCCTCAGGAGCTGTGGCAACTGCACCACGTGAGGATAGACGTCAAAACAAAATTCCGTGTCGTCTTTCAAGGGACCAAGGGGGGTTCTGGGCCATTGACAGGGGGACTGTCACTGGATGACATCAACCTCTCCGAGACCACCTGCCCAGAGTTCATATGGCGGGTGAAAAACTTCAGTCATGTTATGGAAAACACTCCAACAAACACGTCTATCTTCAGCCCCCCATTCACCTCTGAGGAGGGTTACACTTTCCAGATGGAGCTGTACCCCAGCGGTAAGGCAGGCTACCCCGGTGAGCTGTCGGCCTATGCTCATCTGGTGGCTCGGGGAGGGGACACAGGACAGAAGTGGCCCTGCCCCTGGAAACAGATAACCATGATGCTGATGGACCAGCACCCACACATCCAAAAGCGCATGTCCAACCAGCGCAGTGTCACCACTGACCCCAACATGATGGCAACAG GCTCTGACAACTTTTTCTGGGATGACCCTCGCAAGGTAGGCGTTGAGGTCACAGACACAGATGGGTCCAAGTATTTCCGAGGGCCAGGCGCCGGCACTGCAGTGTATCTCACCCACCTCAGAGCCAAGAGCAGGGATTTTATAAAGGGAGGAGATGCCGTCTTTCTCCTCACCATGGAGG ATGTGTCTCATCTGACAGTGACCCAGCCTCCGCCTTCCACAACCCCTTCCCCACAGCCTGTCACCACTGCACCCTCTAGTGTCTGCCTCAATGTGCAGTGTCTGAATGATGGGGTGTGCGTGGTGGATGAAGGGAGGGCTGCTTGCAG GTGTGTGGTGGGTGATGACTGGTGGTACTATGGGGACAGCTGTCAGTACAAGGGCTCCGACATGGATAAAACCACCCTTGCACTtgcctcttctctgtctgtgctggGAGTAATGCTGGTGATTACAGCAGTCAGTGTCATCTGTGTGAAGAAGAAGTACAAGAAGCGCGGAAATGACAGCAGTGTTGTCATGGCGAACATGAATGAAACCTAG